The Hemibagrus wyckioides isolate EC202008001 linkage group LG10, SWU_Hwy_1.0, whole genome shotgun sequence genome includes a window with the following:
- the dazap1 gene encoding DAZ-associated protein 1 isoform X2, which yields MSALQSTTLATEMNNLPGDEIGKLFVGGLDWSTTQETLRNYFSQYGEVVDCVIMKDKSTNQSRGFGFVKFKDPNCVRTVLDTKPHNLDGRNIDPKPCTPRGMQPEKTRAKDGWKGGKSDSNKAKKIFVGGIPHNCGEPELRDYFNRFGVVTEVVMIYDAEKQRPRGFGFITFEAEQSVDQAVNMHFHDIMGKKVEVKKAEPRDNKAPGPGQLGANQWGPRAILSAANGWAAQPAQSWQQSYGPQGVWVSTGQPLGGYGPPLPAGRGAAQPPSPFNAFLVTAPPPGGFGAPQGYPQQGYSTPPQFGYSFGTPQGDQFVPQGMPPPPTTPGAGPLGFAPATTPTQDMSKAPPAQPDFSYSQYGYGQDLSGFGHSFADPSQQTASYGAPSAQPTSAPQPTASTFGRGQNHNVQGFHPYRR from the exons ATGTCCGCACTCCAGTCCACAACTCTCGCTACAGAAATGAACAACCTACCTGGAGATGAAATTGG GAAGCTGTTTGTGGGTGGATTAGACTGGAGTACGACTCAAG AGACTTTAAGAAATTACTTCTCCCAGTATGGAGAGGTTGTGGACTGTGTTATCATGAAGGACAAAAGCACAAATCAGTCCAGGGGTTTTGGATTTGTGAAGTTTAAAGATCCAAACTGTGTTCGGACTGTACTGGACACCAAGCCTCACAACCTTGACGGTAGAAAT ATTGACCCTAAGCCATGCACTCCAAGAGGAATGCAGCCCGAGAAGACAAGAGCAAAAGATGGCTGG aAAGGAGGTAAAAGTGACAGCAATAAAGCCAAGAAGATATTTGTTGGTGGGATTCCACACAACTGTGGTGAACCTGAACTCAGGGACTATTTTAACAGATTCGGAGTG GTCACAGAGGTGGTAATGATCTatgatgcagagaaacagagaccCCGAG GTTTTGGATTTATTACTTTCGAGGCCGAACAATCAGTGGACCAGGCTGTCAACATGCATTTTCACGACATCATGGGCAAAaaa GTGGAAGTGAAGAAGGCTGAGCCTCGGGACAACAAAGCTCCTGGCCCTGGGCAGCTGGGAGCCAATCAGTGGGGACCCAGAGCCATCTTAAGTGCAGCTAATGGCTGGGCTGCACAGCCTGCTCAGAGCTGGCAGCAGAGCTATGGCCCTCAGG GTGTTTGGGTGTCCACAGGGCAACCATTAG GGGGATACGGTCCACCTTTGCCCGCAGGCCGAGGTGCTGCCCAACCTCCCTCACCCTTTAATGCGTTCCTAGTTACGGCACCTCCACCAGGGGGATTTGGGGCACCTCAGGGATATCCACAGCAGGGCTACAGCACACCTCCTCAATTTG GGTATAGTTTTGGCACCCCACAAGGTGACCAGTTTGTACCCCAAGGAatgcctcctcctcctactacacCTGGAGCTGGGCCTCTGGGCTTTGCCCCTGCTACCACCCCTACTCAGGACATGAGCAAAGCCCCACCAGCACAGCCTGATTTCTCTTATAGCCAGTACG GTTATGGGCAGGATCTGAGTGGCTTTGGACATAGCTTTGCCGACCCTAGCCAGCAGACTGCCTCATATGGTGCCCCTTCTGCACAGCCTACATCAGCACCGCAGCCCACAGCGAGTACTTTTGGTCGTGGGCAAAACCACAATGTCCAGGGCTTCCATCCTTATCGCCGCTGA
- the dazap1 gene encoding DAZ-associated protein 1 isoform X1 produces MSALQSTTLATEMNNLPGDEIGKLFVGGLDWSTTQETLRNYFSQYGEVVDCVIMKDKSTNQSRGFGFVKFKDPNCVRTVLDTKPHNLDGRNIDPKPCTPRGMQPEKTRAKDGWKGGKSDSNKAKKIFVGGIPHNCGEPELRDYFNRFGVVTEVVMIYDAEKQRPRGFGFITFEAEQSVDQAVNMHFHDIMGKKVEVKKAEPRDNKAPGPGQLGANQWGPRAILSAANGWAAQPAQSWQQSYGPQGVWVSTGQPLGGYGPPLPAGRGAAQPPSPFNAFLVTAPPPGGFGAPQGYPQQGYSTPPQFGYSFGTPQGDQFVPQGMPPPPTTPGAGPLGFAPATTPTQDMSKAPPAQPDFSYSQYGLGNYPQDPSAYGPTRPSHSYGQDEQGYSAGYGQDLSGFGHSFADPSQQTASYGAPSAQPTSAPQPTASTFGRGQNHNVQGFHPYRR; encoded by the exons ATGTCCGCACTCCAGTCCACAACTCTCGCTACAGAAATGAACAACCTACCTGGAGATGAAATTGG GAAGCTGTTTGTGGGTGGATTAGACTGGAGTACGACTCAAG AGACTTTAAGAAATTACTTCTCCCAGTATGGAGAGGTTGTGGACTGTGTTATCATGAAGGACAAAAGCACAAATCAGTCCAGGGGTTTTGGATTTGTGAAGTTTAAAGATCCAAACTGTGTTCGGACTGTACTGGACACCAAGCCTCACAACCTTGACGGTAGAAAT ATTGACCCTAAGCCATGCACTCCAAGAGGAATGCAGCCCGAGAAGACAAGAGCAAAAGATGGCTGG aAAGGAGGTAAAAGTGACAGCAATAAAGCCAAGAAGATATTTGTTGGTGGGATTCCACACAACTGTGGTGAACCTGAACTCAGGGACTATTTTAACAGATTCGGAGTG GTCACAGAGGTGGTAATGATCTatgatgcagagaaacagagaccCCGAG GTTTTGGATTTATTACTTTCGAGGCCGAACAATCAGTGGACCAGGCTGTCAACATGCATTTTCACGACATCATGGGCAAAaaa GTGGAAGTGAAGAAGGCTGAGCCTCGGGACAACAAAGCTCCTGGCCCTGGGCAGCTGGGAGCCAATCAGTGGGGACCCAGAGCCATCTTAAGTGCAGCTAATGGCTGGGCTGCACAGCCTGCTCAGAGCTGGCAGCAGAGCTATGGCCCTCAGG GTGTTTGGGTGTCCACAGGGCAACCATTAG GGGGATACGGTCCACCTTTGCCCGCAGGCCGAGGTGCTGCCCAACCTCCCTCACCCTTTAATGCGTTCCTAGTTACGGCACCTCCACCAGGGGGATTTGGGGCACCTCAGGGATATCCACAGCAGGGCTACAGCACACCTCCTCAATTTG GGTATAGTTTTGGCACCCCACAAGGTGACCAGTTTGTACCCCAAGGAatgcctcctcctcctactacacCTGGAGCTGGGCCTCTGGGCTTTGCCCCTGCTACCACCCCTACTCAGGACATGAGCAAAGCCCCACCAGCACAGCCTGATTTCTCTTATAGCCAGTACG GCTTGGGTAACTATCCTCAGGACCCCTCTGCCTACGGACCAACGCGTCCTTCTCACAGTTATGGTCAGGATGAGCAGGGATATAGTGCAG GTTATGGGCAGGATCTGAGTGGCTTTGGACATAGCTTTGCCGACCCTAGCCAGCAGACTGCCTCATATGGTGCCCCTTCTGCACAGCCTACATCAGCACCGCAGCCCACAGCGAGTACTTTTGGTCGTGGGCAAAACCACAATGTCCAGGGCTTCCATCCTTATCGCCGCTGA
- the dazap1 gene encoding DAZ-associated protein 1 isoform X3, translating into MMQRNRDPEVEVKKAEPRDNKAPGPGQLGANQWGPRAILSAANGWAAQPAQSWQQSYGPQGVWVSTGQPLGGYGPPLPAGRGAAQPPSPFNAFLVTAPPPGGFGAPQGYPQQGYSTPPQFGYSFGTPQGDQFVPQGMPPPPTTPGAGPLGFAPATTPTQDMSKAPPAQPDFSYSQYGLGNYPQDPSAYGPTRPSHSYGQDEQGYSAGYGQDLSGFGHSFADPSQQTASYGAPSAQPTSAPQPTASTFGRGQNHNVQGFHPYRR; encoded by the exons atgatgcagagaaacagagaccCCGAG GTGGAAGTGAAGAAGGCTGAGCCTCGGGACAACAAAGCTCCTGGCCCTGGGCAGCTGGGAGCCAATCAGTGGGGACCCAGAGCCATCTTAAGTGCAGCTAATGGCTGGGCTGCACAGCCTGCTCAGAGCTGGCAGCAGAGCTATGGCCCTCAGG GTGTTTGGGTGTCCACAGGGCAACCATTAG GGGGATACGGTCCACCTTTGCCCGCAGGCCGAGGTGCTGCCCAACCTCCCTCACCCTTTAATGCGTTCCTAGTTACGGCACCTCCACCAGGGGGATTTGGGGCACCTCAGGGATATCCACAGCAGGGCTACAGCACACCTCCTCAATTTG GGTATAGTTTTGGCACCCCACAAGGTGACCAGTTTGTACCCCAAGGAatgcctcctcctcctactacacCTGGAGCTGGGCCTCTGGGCTTTGCCCCTGCTACCACCCCTACTCAGGACATGAGCAAAGCCCCACCAGCACAGCCTGATTTCTCTTATAGCCAGTACG GCTTGGGTAACTATCCTCAGGACCCCTCTGCCTACGGACCAACGCGTCCTTCTCACAGTTATGGTCAGGATGAGCAGGGATATAGTGCAG GTTATGGGCAGGATCTGAGTGGCTTTGGACATAGCTTTGCCGACCCTAGCCAGCAGACTGCCTCATATGGTGCCCCTTCTGCACAGCCTACATCAGCACCGCAGCCCACAGCGAGTACTTTTGGTCGTGGGCAAAACCACAATGTCCAGGGCTTCCATCCTTATCGCCGCTGA